From a single Sporosarcina oncorhynchi genomic region:
- a CDS encoding NAD(P)H-dependent glycerol-3-phosphate dehydrogenase, whose amino-acid sequence MEKVTVIGAGSWGTAIAFVLAENGHDCLLWTRREQQSFEINERHTNEAYLPGISLPTNLQAVSDLKTAIEHAETIVIAVPTKAIRDLCNDIAGIIEKKCLFIHVSKGIEPDTLKRISEVIEDEISPDKREAVVALSGPSHAEEVVLRHPTTITAASTDQLSAERVQDLFSNNYFRVYTNSDLIGVEIGAALKNVIALAAGISDGIGYGDNAKAALITRGLAEISRLGVKMGANPLTFSGLTGLGDLIVTCTSVHSRNWKAGNLLGKGNSLDEVVSGMGMVIEGVRTTKAAHQLAKRYEVSMPLTEALYAILFKDIPPKGAVDELMNRTKKHEIEDFFLND is encoded by the coding sequence TTGGAAAAAGTTACAGTAATCGGAGCTGGTAGCTGGGGTACTGCCATTGCATTTGTCCTTGCTGAAAACGGTCATGACTGTCTGCTTTGGACCAGGCGAGAACAACAATCATTTGAAATAAATGAACGTCATACGAATGAAGCCTACTTGCCGGGTATTTCATTGCCGACAAATCTACAAGCCGTTTCAGATTTAAAAACCGCTATTGAGCATGCTGAAACAATTGTGATTGCTGTTCCGACAAAAGCAATCCGCGATCTTTGTAATGATATAGCAGGGATTATAGAGAAAAAGTGTCTGTTTATTCACGTTTCCAAAGGCATTGAACCGGATACGTTGAAACGAATTTCAGAAGTGATAGAGGATGAAATCAGTCCAGACAAACGGGAAGCGGTTGTCGCGTTGTCAGGTCCAAGCCATGCAGAAGAAGTTGTACTGCGACATCCGACAACAATTACCGCCGCGTCTACAGATCAGCTATCCGCAGAACGAGTCCAGGATCTGTTCAGCAATAACTACTTTCGTGTGTACACGAACAGCGACCTGATTGGCGTTGAAATTGGTGCTGCTCTAAAAAATGTCATTGCATTAGCTGCTGGTATATCAGATGGCATTGGTTATGGAGATAACGCGAAAGCGGCCTTAATTACCCGTGGACTTGCGGAGATATCGAGACTGGGCGTGAAAATGGGAGCAAATCCCCTTACGTTTTCAGGATTAACTGGACTTGGTGATTTGATCGTTACGTGTACAAGCGTGCATTCAAGAAACTGGAAAGCCGGCAACTTGCTAGGGAAGGGGAATAGCCTTGATGAAGTCGTTTCTGGTATGGGCATGGTCATCGAGGGCGTCAGGACAACTAAAGCTGCCCATCAGCTGGCGAAGCGCTACGAAGTTTCTATGCCGTTGACTGAAGCGCTGTACGCCATACTATTTAAGGATATCCCTCCAAAAGGAGCAGTTGATGAGCTTATGAACAGAACGAAAAAACATGAAATAGAAGACTTTTTCTTAAATGATTAA
- a CDS encoding DUF2768 domain-containing protein, translating into MIDERMIHLSPLDKMWLSFYAMGFMAISMGLIYLSRHKLSNRLIKFILALIAYALLIFSFFAMVYLVFSGPGGG; encoded by the coding sequence ATGATAGACGAAAGGATGATCCACTTGTCTCCTTTGGATAAAATGTGGCTGTCTTTTTATGCAATGGGTTTCATGGCAATTTCCATGGGGCTTATTTATTTGAGCAGACACAAACTTTCTAATAGATTAATTAAATTTATTTTGGCCCTGATAGCTTATGCTTTACTGATTTTCTCGTTTTTTGCAATGGTTTACCTGGTATTCAGCGGACCAGGAGGAGGATGA
- a CDS encoding HU family DNA-binding protein: protein MNKTELINSVAEAAGLTKKDATKAVEAVFDTIQSTLANGDKVQLIGFGNFEVRERAARKGRNPQSGAEIEIAASKVPAFKAGKALKDAVK, encoded by the coding sequence GTGAATAAAACAGAATTGATCAACTCGGTTGCTGAAGCAGCGGGTCTAACTAAAAAAGATGCTACTAAAGCGGTTGAAGCTGTATTCGATACAATCCAATCGACACTTGCTAATGGTGATAAAGTACAATTGATTGGTTTCGGAAACTTTGAAGTGCGCGAACGTGCTGCTCGTAAAGGACGTAATCCGCAATCTGGTGCAGAAATTGAAATTGCAGCTAGCAAGGTTCCTGCATTTAAAGCAGGTAAAGCTCTTAAAGATGCTGTCAAGTAA
- the mtrB gene encoding trp RNA-binding attenuation protein MtrB, with translation MAQPDYIMIKALEDGVNVIGLTRGNDTKFHHTEKLDRGEVMIAQFTEHTSAMKIRGKSEIHSAHGIVYSDGKE, from the coding sequence ATGGCACAACCTGATTATATAATGATCAAAGCTCTTGAAGACGGTGTAAATGTCATCGGTCTTACAAGGGGAAATGATACAAAATTCCACCATACCGAAAAACTGGATCGCGGCGAAGTTATGATTGCTCAATTTACTGAGCACACATCTGCTATGAAAATCCGTGGCAAGTCTGAAATTCATTCTGCGCACGGCATTGTTTACAGCGATGGGAAAGAATAG
- the der gene encoding ribosome biogenesis GTPase Der, which produces MNKPTVAIVGRPNVGKSTIFNRIVGERISIVEDVAGVTRDRIYSSADWLAHDFNLIDTGGIDISDEPFMEQIRLQAEIAIEEADVIIFLTNGRESVTDADEQVAKILYKTKKPVVLAVNKVDNPDMRDMIYDFYSLGFGDPYPVSGSHGLGLGDLLDAVAASFPEPGEELVEDDVIRFSLIGRPNVGKSSLVNALLGEDRVIVSEVAGTTTDAVDTSYEFEGQKYKIIDTAGMRKKGKVYENMEKYSVLRALKAIDRSDVVLIVLNGEEGIREQDKRIAGYAEDAGKGVMFVVNKWDAIEKDDKTMNKFNDDIRKNFLFLDYAPIAYVSAKTKQRVTTLFDQIKIISENHAMRIQSSVLNEVIEDAVARNPAPSDKGRRLRIYYATQVAVKPPVFVVFVNEPELMHFSYERFLQNRLRESFGFEGTPIRLITRARS; this is translated from the coding sequence ATGAATAAACCAACTGTAGCAATTGTTGGAAGACCAAACGTAGGGAAATCGACGATTTTTAATCGTATTGTCGGAGAGCGTATTTCAATCGTCGAGGATGTTGCCGGAGTAACACGTGACCGCATCTATAGCTCTGCAGATTGGCTAGCGCATGATTTTAATCTTATTGATACTGGCGGAATTGATATTAGCGATGAGCCGTTTATGGAACAAATCCGTTTACAAGCTGAAATCGCAATAGAAGAAGCAGATGTAATAATATTTTTGACCAATGGTCGGGAAAGTGTCACAGATGCTGATGAACAAGTTGCCAAAATATTGTACAAAACGAAAAAACCTGTTGTCCTCGCCGTCAATAAAGTGGACAACCCCGATATGCGTGATATGATTTATGATTTCTATTCACTTGGCTTTGGAGATCCGTACCCCGTCTCAGGATCGCACGGGCTAGGACTCGGAGATTTACTCGATGCTGTAGCCGCGAGCTTCCCTGAACCAGGAGAAGAGCTTGTGGAAGATGACGTCATCCGTTTCTCTTTGATTGGACGACCAAATGTAGGGAAATCTTCACTCGTCAATGCTTTACTCGGTGAAGACCGGGTTATCGTCAGTGAAGTAGCCGGTACAACAACTGATGCCGTCGATACTTCCTATGAATTTGAAGGACAGAAATATAAAATTATCGACACAGCTGGTATGCGAAAAAAAGGCAAAGTGTATGAAAATATGGAGAAATACAGTGTGCTGAGAGCATTAAAAGCGATTGACCGTTCCGACGTCGTGCTGATTGTCCTAAATGGCGAAGAGGGAATACGTGAGCAGGACAAAAGAATTGCTGGCTATGCTGAAGATGCAGGGAAAGGTGTCATGTTCGTCGTCAACAAGTGGGATGCTATCGAAAAAGACGACAAGACGATGAATAAATTTAATGATGATATTAGAAAGAACTTCTTATTCCTTGATTATGCACCAATCGCTTATGTTTCAGCTAAGACAAAACAGCGTGTGACAACTTTATTTGATCAGATTAAAATAATTAGTGAAAATCATGCGATGCGTATTCAGTCAAGTGTCTTAAATGAAGTCATCGAAGATGCAGTTGCGCGTAACCCTGCACCATCTGACAAAGGTCGTAGACTACGCATTTATTATGCAACACAAGTAGCTGTCAAGCCACCGGTCTTCGTTGTCTTCGTCAATGAACCTGAACTTATGCATTTTTCTTATGAACGCTTCTTGCAAAACCGTTTACGTGAATCATTCGGATTCGAAGGGACGCCAATTCGTCTCATAACACGCGCAAGAAGTTGA
- a CDS encoding heptaprenyl diphosphate synthase component 1: MDRQIMNRTIQNYIREVEHSIREPITHRELGRMPFDEAKAFFLLLPFLNGEEWSYALNTSAIAVGAVHAAFDIHDRVDMLDASSKDQQLMVLSGDHFSGIHYRLLASIPDFKFITAMSEVIGRINETKTNVLMEGMLSPEKLMHAMMCIESGCITEFHQSYGFSRYADISRTALALIWFSRKLMKDPAVQNGWTSNKMKTSNIETAISILTSTLHEELMKAGFLSPFLKQEIHRMATPLLGKTI; encoded by the coding sequence ATGGACAGACAAATAATGAATCGAACGATCCAAAACTATATAAGGGAAGTCGAGCATTCCATCCGTGAACCTATTACACATAGGGAGCTCGGGAGAATGCCATTTGACGAGGCTAAGGCGTTTTTTCTTCTATTGCCATTTTTAAATGGGGAAGAATGGTCGTACGCTCTTAACACATCTGCGATCGCTGTTGGAGCAGTCCATGCCGCATTCGATATACATGATCGAGTAGATATGCTGGATGCCTCATCTAAAGACCAACAGCTTATGGTACTATCAGGAGATCATTTTAGCGGTATCCATTACAGATTATTAGCTTCGATACCGGATTTTAAATTTATAACAGCTATGTCTGAAGTGATTGGCCGCATTAATGAGACAAAGACTAATGTGCTAATGGAAGGGATGTTAAGTCCGGAAAAACTCATGCATGCGATGATGTGCATTGAATCTGGGTGTATTACCGAATTCCATCAGAGCTACGGGTTTTCACGATATGCCGACATATCACGAACTGCTTTGGCGCTTATATGGTTTTCCAGAAAATTGATGAAGGATCCTGCTGTACAAAATGGTTGGACAAGCAACAAGATGAAAACGTCCAATATTGAAACGGCAATATCCATACTAACTTCCACACTTCATGAGGAGCTTATGAAAGCCGGTTTTCTAAGCCCGTTTTTAAAGCAGGAAATCCATAGGATGGCGACACCTCTATTAGGAAAGACGATTTGA
- the spoIVA gene encoding stage IV sporulation protein A: MKEELYENLARRTDGDIYIGVVGPVRVGKSTFVKRVMEEVVIPNMTDAGDRARAQDELPQSSPGPVIMTAEPKFVPAQGTQVSIGDGELSFQVRLADCVGYVIDGVKGYEDEDGPKYVHTPWHNEPIPFEEAARIGTDKVIRDHSTIGILLTTDGTVNNIPRAAAEVAEEEIVGKLKEIGKPFVIVLNSKMPAHDRTVALKEQLHEKHGVPVIAISADQLNAQEIQLILKEALYEFPITDIELQKPDWMDVLGADHELNTSIDNVIKEGFLVASKIRKVQELAERLKDEKYVRSAEVVEVDAGKGKATVNIEMDERAFLEVCEDLMQQEMTTKKDWLLFVKDAVKAKKSYDMYAEAIDTAKKTGYGVALPTIDDFQPSPPELIKQDNFYGVRMKAAAPSLHIIRIDMDAEFSPLIGSEFHSQHLLKELKNAYLHDRDALWQTQLFGTPLHEVMKESIRFKTSSVPPNARKRLRETIEQMVNDGNKGMITFIV, from the coding sequence ATGAAAGAAGAGTTGTATGAAAATTTGGCTCGACGAACTGATGGGGATATTTATATAGGTGTAGTGGGCCCTGTCCGTGTCGGGAAGTCGACGTTCGTGAAAAGGGTGATGGAAGAAGTCGTCATACCAAATATGACGGATGCGGGAGACAGGGCAAGGGCGCAAGATGAATTGCCTCAAAGTTCGCCAGGTCCAGTTATTATGACAGCCGAACCTAAATTCGTTCCCGCACAAGGCACACAAGTTTCAATCGGGGACGGAGAACTTTCATTCCAAGTGAGGCTGGCGGACTGTGTTGGCTATGTCATCGATGGTGTGAAAGGTTATGAAGACGAGGATGGCCCGAAGTATGTCCATACGCCTTGGCATAATGAACCGATTCCATTCGAGGAAGCGGCCCGCATCGGTACGGATAAAGTAATCCGTGACCATTCCACAATCGGTATCCTCTTGACGACAGACGGGACAGTAAACAATATTCCGAGAGCCGCAGCTGAAGTTGCAGAAGAGGAGATTGTAGGCAAGTTGAAAGAAATCGGCAAGCCTTTTGTCATCGTTTTGAATTCAAAAATGCCTGCGCATGACAGGACCGTTGCATTGAAAGAGCAATTGCATGAAAAACATGGTGTGCCGGTGATCGCCATTAGCGCCGACCAATTGAATGCACAAGAGATTCAGCTCATTTTAAAAGAGGCTTTGTATGAATTTCCAATTACGGACATTGAATTACAAAAGCCCGATTGGATGGACGTGCTCGGTGCAGATCATGAACTGAATACATCCATAGACAATGTCATCAAGGAAGGCTTCCTCGTTGCATCAAAAATCCGTAAAGTCCAGGAGTTGGCTGAGCGGCTGAAAGATGAGAAATATGTGCGAAGTGCTGAAGTGGTTGAAGTGGATGCAGGAAAAGGAAAAGCTACCGTTAACATCGAAATGGATGAGCGGGCGTTTCTTGAAGTATGCGAAGATTTAATGCAGCAAGAAATGACGACTAAAAAAGATTGGTTGTTATTCGTTAAGGACGCTGTAAAAGCGAAAAAATCATATGATATGTATGCGGAAGCCATTGATACGGCGAAGAAGACTGGATATGGTGTTGCTTTACCGACAATCGACGATTTCCAGCCGTCCCCACCGGAACTTATTAAACAGGATAATTTCTATGGTGTACGTATGAAAGCTGCTGCACCATCCCTTCATATTATTCGCATTGACATGGATGCAGAGTTCTCACCTTTAATCGGATCAGAATTTCATAGTCAACATCTATTGAAGGAATTGAAAAATGCATATTTGCATGATCGGGATGCACTCTGGCAGACACAACTATTCGGTACACCATTGCATGAAGTAATGAAAGAAAGTATTCGTTTCAAAACATCTTCTGTTCCACCAAATGCCCGTAAAAGACTTAGGGAGACAATTGAACAGATGGTAAATGACGGCAATAAAGGAATGATCACATTTATCGTTTAG
- a CDS encoding demethylmenaquinone methyltransferase produces METPKEEKVHHVFENIAGEYDKMNSVISFNQHKKWRNDIMLRMNVQEGSRALDVCCGTADWTIALADTVGPQGHVTGLDFSESMLSSAAPKVKPYPNIHLIQGNAMQLPFEDNSFDYVTIGFGLRNVPDYGQVLKEIQRVLKPGGMAACLETSQSEIPVFRQLFRFYFKFIMPLFGKLFAKSYDEYSWLQESADDFPGALELSQMFVDAGFKEVSFKKYSGGAAAGHIAFK; encoded by the coding sequence ATGGAAACACCAAAAGAAGAAAAGGTCCATCATGTTTTTGAGAACATTGCTGGAGAATATGACAAGATGAACTCTGTCATTAGTTTTAACCAGCACAAAAAATGGCGAAATGATATTATGTTACGGATGAATGTCCAAGAAGGTTCACGTGCATTGGATGTCTGCTGTGGAACAGCGGATTGGACAATTGCGCTAGCTGATACTGTTGGTCCTCAGGGGCATGTGACAGGGTTGGATTTCAGCGAAAGTATGCTGTCATCTGCGGCACCGAAAGTTAAACCATATCCGAATATCCATCTAATTCAAGGTAATGCAATGCAACTGCCATTTGAAGATAATTCATTTGACTATGTGACAATTGGTTTCGGATTGCGTAATGTACCTGACTACGGGCAAGTACTTAAAGAAATACAGCGAGTACTAAAGCCGGGAGGAATGGCAGCTTGTCTGGAGACATCCCAGAGTGAAATTCCTGTCTTCCGACAATTATTCAGGTTTTATTTCAAGTTCATTATGCCGCTTTTCGGAAAACTATTTGCGAAAAGTTATGATGAGTATTCCTGGCTTCAAGAATCGGCCGATGATTTCCCGGGAGCACTGGAATTATCCCAAATGTTCGTTGATGCCGGGTTCAAAGAAGTATCATTCAAAAAGTACAGCGGTGGAGCAGCTGCAGGGCACATCGCATTCAAATAA
- the rpsA gene encoding 30S ribosomal protein S1 → MTEEMNLDEMNAYKEGDRVTAKVTNIEDKSVMVEISGAPFDGVIPISELSSLHIEKASDAVDVGDELELIITKVEDDNFVLSKRKVDAENAWDSLEEKFNKQETIETEVKDVVKGGLVVDLGVRGFIPASLVEDHFVESFEDYKGRTMEFKIVEMDKEKNRLILSHRAILQEEKASKKEEILDGLNEGQVLEGTVQRIASFGAFVDIGGVDGLVHISQLSHEHVDKVSDVLKEGDKVNVKILSVDRDSERISLSIKETLPGPWEGIQDRAPKGSVLEGTVKRLVTYGAFVEVFPGVEGLVHISRISHQHIGTPNEVLEEGQKIDVKVIDVNADDRRLSLSIKDLVDNEDDNSYGDYEMKEETGFSLSDVIGDQLKKFSE, encoded by the coding sequence ATGACTGAAGAAATGAATTTAGATGAGATGAACGCTTATAAAGAAGGTGACCGTGTCACCGCAAAAGTGACGAACATCGAAGATAAATCCGTGATGGTCGAAATTTCCGGAGCACCTTTCGATGGCGTGATTCCCATCAGTGAACTATCAAGTCTACACATTGAGAAAGCGTCCGATGCGGTTGATGTCGGCGATGAGCTTGAATTGATTATTACTAAAGTTGAAGACGATAATTTTGTCCTATCTAAAAGAAAAGTGGATGCCGAGAACGCATGGGATTCGCTTGAAGAGAAATTCAATAAGCAGGAAACAATCGAAACCGAAGTGAAAGATGTAGTCAAAGGCGGTTTAGTCGTGGATCTGGGTGTGCGTGGATTTATTCCAGCCTCTCTGGTTGAAGATCACTTTGTTGAATCTTTTGAAGACTACAAAGGGCGGACGATGGAATTCAAAATCGTTGAAATGGACAAAGAGAAAAACCGTTTGATCCTCTCGCACCGCGCGATACTTCAAGAAGAAAAAGCGAGCAAGAAAGAAGAAATCCTAGACGGATTAAATGAAGGTCAAGTGCTCGAAGGAACGGTTCAGAGAATCGCTTCATTTGGCGCATTCGTAGATATCGGCGGTGTGGATGGGTTAGTCCATATTTCTCAACTATCTCATGAACATGTCGATAAAGTGTCTGACGTACTAAAAGAAGGCGACAAGGTAAATGTTAAAATCCTATCTGTCGATCGTGATTCAGAAAGAATTTCCCTATCCATCAAAGAAACATTGCCTGGGCCATGGGAGGGAATTCAAGATCGTGCACCAAAAGGATCTGTCTTGGAAGGGACAGTAAAACGCCTTGTCACTTACGGAGCGTTTGTAGAAGTGTTCCCGGGAGTAGAAGGGCTCGTGCATATTTCGCGAATTTCTCATCAGCATATCGGAACGCCGAACGAAGTGTTAGAAGAAGGACAGAAAATTGATGTGAAAGTTATTGATGTCAATGCAGATGACAGACGTCTTTCGTTGAGTATTAAAGATCTTGTCGACAACGAAGATGATAATTCATATGGCGATTATGAGATGAAAGAAGAAACTGGATTCTCGTTAAGTGATGTAATTGGCGATCAGTTAAAAAAGTTCTCGGAATAA
- the folE gene encoding GTP cyclohydrolase I FolE — translation MTEMDLGKIEKAVTMILEAIGEDPEREGLLETPKRVAKMYAEVFEGLNIDPKHYFETVFHENHNEVVLVKDIPFHSMCEHHLVPFYGHAHIAYIPRDGVVAGLSKLARAVETTAKRPQLQERITSTVADVMMEMLNPVGVYVVIEAEHMCMTMRGIKKPGSKTVTTVARGIYEHDDVKRAEILSLIK, via the coding sequence ATGACAGAAATGGATCTCGGTAAGATTGAAAAAGCTGTTACGATGATTCTTGAGGCGATCGGTGAAGATCCAGAACGTGAAGGTTTACTGGAAACACCTAAACGGGTTGCGAAAATGTATGCTGAAGTTTTCGAAGGACTTAATATTGATCCGAAACATTACTTTGAAACGGTTTTTCATGAGAACCACAATGAAGTGGTGCTCGTCAAAGATATACCATTCCATTCAATGTGCGAACATCATCTTGTGCCATTTTATGGACATGCCCACATTGCATACATACCGCGTGACGGAGTCGTTGCTGGATTGAGCAAGTTAGCAAGGGCTGTCGAAACAACGGCGAAACGTCCACAATTACAAGAAAGAATCACTTCCACTGTCGCGGATGTTATGATGGAAATGCTTAATCCTGTCGGTGTCTATGTCGTTATCGAAGCTGAGCATATGTGCATGACGATGAGAGGTATAAAGAAACCTGGATCAAAAACTGTGACAACAGTAGCTCGTGGCATTTATGAACATGATGATGTGAAAAGAGCGGAGATTCTGTCTCTTATCAAGTAG